One genomic window of Tenacibaculum tangerinum includes the following:
- a CDS encoding glycogen/starch synthase, which translates to MKDKRILYVSSEVIPYLPETELSSTAFNVAKNAHSKGIQTRIFMPRFGVINERRHQLHEVIRLSGMNLIINDMDMPLIIKVASIPKERMQVYFIDNDEYFKRKAVYSDEDDKLFDDNDERMIFFAKGVVETVKKLNWAPDIIHVHGWMASLLPLYLREFYKEEPLFTESKIVTSLYNSTIEDLNNELANKIRFDKIENAKVATIETPSHNNLLKSAIENSDAIIKGSESLPEEIEAFIEQSNVKILDFQSEENLTEAYIEFYKENVLELSE; encoded by the coding sequence ATGAAGGATAAGAGAATTTTATACGTTTCATCAGAGGTAATTCCTTATTTACCAGAAACAGAATTATCATCTACCGCATTTAACGTTGCTAAAAATGCACATTCTAAAGGAATTCAAACCCGTATTTTCATGCCTCGATTTGGGGTTATTAATGAGCGAAGACACCAGTTACACGAGGTAATTCGCCTATCGGGAATGAACTTAATTATTAACGACATGGATATGCCTTTGATAATTAAGGTTGCTTCGATTCCTAAAGAGAGAATGCAAGTGTATTTTATTGATAATGATGAATACTTTAAGCGTAAAGCGGTGTACTCTGATGAAGATGATAAGCTGTTTGACGATAACGACGAACGTATGATTTTCTTTGCAAAAGGTGTGGTTGAGACGGTTAAAAAGCTCAACTGGGCTCCAGATATTATTCATGTTCATGGATGGATGGCTTCACTATTACCTTTATATTTAAGAGAATTTTATAAAGAAGAACCGTTGTTCACTGAAAGTAAGATTGTAACTTCGCTTTATAATAGTACTATTGAAGATTTGAATAACGAGTTGGCTAATAAAATTCGTTTTGATAAAATTGAAAATGCTAAAGTAGCGACAATCGAAACACCGAGTCATAATAATCTTTTAAAGAGTGCTATTGAAAATTCAGATGCTATTATAAAGGGCAGTGAGAGTTTACCCGAAGAAATTGAAGCTTTTATTGAACAAAGTAATGTTAAAATTTTAGACTTTCAGTCAGAAGAAAACTTAACCGAAGCATACATAGAATTTTATAAAGAGAACGTTTTAGAATTAAGCGAATAA
- the panD gene encoding aspartate 1-decarboxylase yields the protein MLVQVVKSKIHRVKVTNADLNYIGSITIDEDLMDAAGIIEGERVQIVNNNNGERLETYAIPGPRKSGEITLNGAAARRVQKGDVLILIVYAFMELEEAKKFKPQLVFPNEETNLLE from the coding sequence ATGTTAGTACAAGTAGTAAAATCTAAAATACACCGTGTTAAAGTAACGAATGCGGATTTAAACTATATAGGAAGCATTACCATTGATGAAGATTTAATGGATGCGGCAGGTATTATTGAAGGAGAACGTGTTCAGATTGTAAACAACAACAACGGTGAACGTTTAGAAACCTATGCAATTCCTGGTCCGAGAAAAAGCGGTGAGATTACTTTGAACGGTGCGGCAGCACGGAGAGTTCAAAAAGGCGATGTGCTTATTTTAATCGTATATGCTTTTATGGAGCTAGAAGAGGCTAAGAAATTCAAACCACAATTAGTATTTCCGAACGAAGAAACCAACTTGTTAGAATAG
- a CDS encoding lysylphosphatidylglycerol synthase transmembrane domain-containing protein, with protein MSSPAKKIIKIILPLILGGFLVWYSLSKISVETLVQYFKDANYLWIALGLFFGILSHLSRAYRWKFLLEPMGYKPDFGNSVMAVLVAYLVNYAVPRAGEVSRAAVMANYEDIPFEKGFGTIVAERMADLLMMLSIILITLFLQFDFIYELLTKNFDPLKIGILLAGLVLIFMIFTRFVKKATSGIGLKIKIFVVGLIEGVTSIFKMKHKWTFIFHTVFIWVMYVLMFWATIPAIDGLQVPLGGVLIGFIAGGFAIAATNGGIGLYPVAVAGALALFGIAEEPATAFGWIMWTAQTAMIIVFGGLAFVCLPIYNKNSK; from the coding sequence TTGAGTTCACCAGCCAAAAAAATCATAAAAATAATACTACCTCTCATTTTGGGAGGTTTTTTAGTTTGGTATTCCTTATCAAAAATTTCAGTAGAAACCCTTGTACAGTATTTTAAAGATGCGAACTATTTATGGATAGCATTAGGGTTGTTCTTCGGAATTTTAAGTCACTTATCGCGAGCCTATCGTTGGAAATTTTTACTAGAACCCATGGGATACAAACCCGATTTTGGGAATAGCGTGATGGCGGTTTTGGTGGCTTATTTAGTAAATTATGCCGTACCAAGAGCAGGAGAAGTGTCGCGAGCAGCAGTGATGGCAAATTATGAAGACATTCCGTTCGAAAAAGGTTTTGGAACCATCGTTGCCGAACGAATGGCAGATTTACTCATGATGCTGAGCATCATACTAATTACCCTCTTTCTACAATTCGATTTTATATATGAACTACTAACCAAAAATTTCGACCCACTTAAAATAGGAATCCTCTTAGCTGGTTTGGTATTGATTTTTATGATTTTTACACGCTTTGTAAAAAAGGCAACATCTGGTATCGGACTGAAAATCAAGATTTTTGTTGTAGGATTGATTGAAGGAGTGACCAGTATTTTTAAAATGAAACACAAATGGACGTTTATTTTTCATACGGTGTTCATTTGGGTAATGTATGTACTCATGTTTTGGGCAACCATTCCAGCAATTGACGGACTGCAGGTTCCGTTAGGAGGGGTGCTCATCGGATTTATCGCTGGCGGTTTTGCCATTGCAGCTACCAATGGAGGAATAGGCTTATACCCTGTGGCAGTTGCCGGAGCCTTGGCTTTATTCGGAATTGCAGAAGAACCCGCCACCGCTTTTGGGTGGATTATGTGGACCGCTCAAACCGCTATGATTATTGTCTTTGGCGGACTAGCATTTGTGTGCTTACCTATCTATAATAAAAATTCAAAATAA